One uncultured Fibrobacter sp. genomic window carries:
- a CDS encoding glutamate-5-semialdehyde dehydrogenase — protein MTQTYSNLDQYSDILANNAKNASKNLRTLTAEKRSAVLNLVAKLIREKKPEILAANKLDLEAAAGKLDDSKIDRLTLNDARIEAMAKGAEEIASFADPLNRVLESRELKNGIKISRVAVPIGAVFFIFESRPNVTIDGACLCFKAGNAVILRGGKESLNSAKCLAGIFHEALAANGINEDAVQLVTETSHDLVGMLLQRNDCIDLVIPRGGERLIRAVVEQSKIPVIKHFNGICHVYVDKSADIDKAVNILINAKTQRTGVCNAMECVIIDRHIDDANVKKLLDCLADRGVELFGNKDAQSHDSRIADIGDDSNYHHEYLALKASVKFVDNVAEACDHIEKNSSRHTEAVVAEDASVQDYFVANVDSSSVMVNASTRFADGGEYGLGAEVGISTDKLHARGPMGVESLCSYKWILRGNGQVRG, from the coding sequence CAAATAACGCCAAAAACGCAAGCAAGAATCTCCGCACGCTGACCGCCGAGAAGAGGAGCGCCGTGCTGAACCTCGTGGCAAAACTCATCCGCGAGAAGAAACCGGAGATTTTGGCCGCCAACAAGCTTGACCTCGAAGCCGCCGCCGGAAAGCTCGACGACTCGAAGATAGACCGCTTGACCCTGAATGACGCCCGCATCGAGGCCATGGCCAAGGGTGCCGAAGAAATTGCCTCCTTTGCCGACCCGCTGAACCGCGTGCTCGAAAGCCGCGAACTCAAGAACGGCATCAAGATTAGCCGCGTTGCCGTGCCTATCGGCGCTGTATTCTTTATTTTCGAAAGCCGCCCGAACGTGACGATTGACGGCGCATGCCTCTGCTTCAAGGCGGGCAATGCCGTGATTTTGCGCGGCGGCAAGGAATCGCTCAACTCCGCGAAGTGCCTCGCCGGGATTTTCCACGAAGCGCTTGCCGCAAACGGCATCAACGAAGACGCCGTGCAGCTCGTGACCGAAACGAGCCACGACCTGGTGGGCATGCTCTTGCAGCGCAACGACTGCATCGACCTCGTGATTCCCCGCGGTGGCGAACGCCTGATCCGCGCCGTCGTGGAACAGAGCAAGATTCCCGTGATCAAGCACTTCAACGGCATCTGCCACGTGTACGTGGACAAGTCCGCCGACATCGACAAGGCGGTGAACATTCTCATCAACGCCAAGACGCAGCGCACCGGCGTGTGCAACGCCATGGAATGCGTGATTATCGACCGCCATATCGATGACGCCAACGTCAAGAAACTCCTGGATTGCCTCGCCGACCGTGGCGTGGAACTCTTCGGCAACAAGGATGCCCAGAGCCACGACAGCCGCATCGCAGACATCGGCGACGACAGCAATTACCACCACGAATACTTGGCCCTCAAGGCAAGCGTCAAGTTCGTCGACAACGTCGCCGAAGCCTGCGACCACATCGAGAAGAACAGCAGCCGCCACACCGAAGCCGTCGTTGCCGAAGACGCCAGCGTGCAGGACTACTTTGTCGCGAACGTAGACAGCAGCAGCGTGATGGTGAACGCCAGTACGCGCTTTGCCGACGGTGGCGAATACGGCCTCGGCGCCGAAGTGGGAATTTCTACCGACAAGCTGCACGCCCGCGGCCCCATGGGCGTGGAAAGCCTCTGCAGCTACAAGTGGATTCTCCGCGGCAACGGGCAGGTGCGCGGCTAA